The following proteins are co-located in the Silene latifolia isolate original U9 population chromosome 1, ASM4854445v1, whole genome shotgun sequence genome:
- the LOC141611528 gene encoding uncharacterized protein LOC141611528 has product MAERVNEQVGATPVETTSRGMFDFMKKDEVEKPIKEETFASEFDHKVQGDEVEKPIKEETLASDFDHKVQVSDPVEAEYQDALEKKFGATPEEAEYKDAEEKRQGANPLETTDHSLFDLIQNDTENKIPVTEETFGSEFDHKAPVSEPAEYKDQDEKKHGTVVEMLRSYSSSDEEGDDEEKKQRKKEKKGLKEKLVEKLPGHKDEVAEDTHVPIEKPHVQEAVYSEPPHQEEEPEKKSFLDKIKDKLPGHNKTEDSHDEAVPLSVEPVVKGEEEDKKGFMDKIKDKIPGLSSSKTSDEKNDHVDKY; this is encoded by the exons ATGGCGGAGAGGGTGAACGAGCAAGTTGGTGCTACACCAGTAGAGACGACTTCTCGCGGTATGTTCGATTTCATGAAAAAGGACGAGGTCGAGAAGCCAATCAAGGAGGAGACATTTGCTTCTGAGTTCGATCATAAGGTTCAAGGGGACGAGGTCGAGAAGCCAATCAAGGAGGAGACATTAGCTTCTGATTTCGATCATAAGGTTCAAGTTTCCGACCCGGTAGAGGCAGAGTACCAGGATGCACTAGAGAAGAAGTTTGGTGCGACACCAGAAGAGGCAGAGTACAAGGATGCAGAAGAAAAGAGGCAAGGTGCGAACCCACTAGAAACAACAGACCATAGCTTGTTCGACTTAATTCAGAACGACACCGAGAATAAAATACCAGTCACGGAGGAAACATTCGGGTCTGAGTTCGATCACAAGGCTCCAGTTTCGGAACCGGCAGAGTATAAGGATCAAGACGAGAAGAAGCATGGTACTGTTGTCGAGATGCTACGATCTTACAGCTCT TCTGATGAGGAAGGAGATGACGAGGAGAAGAAGCAgaggaaaaaagaaaagaagggaTTAAAGGAGAAGCTGGTGGAGAAGCTACCAGGACACAAAGACGAGGTAGCGGAGGACACTCACGTGCCAATAGAGAAGCCTCACGTGCAAGAGGCAGTGTACTCTGAGCCACCTCATCAAGAAGAGGAACCTGAGAAGAAGAGCTTCCTTGACAAAATCAAGGACAAACTCCCTGGCCACAACAAGACTGAGGACAGCCACGATGAGGCGGTGCCACTGTCGGTCGAGCCGGTTGTCAAGGGAGAGGAGGAGGACAAGAAGGGGTTCATGGACAAGATTAAGGATAAGATCCCCGGGTTAAGTAGCTCCAAGACTAGTGATGAGAAGAATGATCATGTGGATAAGTATTAA